From one Candidatus Poribacteria bacterium genomic stretch:
- a CDS encoding LamG domain-containing protein: MFYQLTRLRIGKLSLLPRLLQTTLVVVAMLIVSAVSTEADLGDPTLSVYYSFDEDGDTLKDGSIHGNDGKIEGKSKRDKGVIDKAIVLEPQTWIDLNGPEFKNVPLEGITIAVWVNHNDPPDPQSVFDSIGTDHGSGLYHVEIRPAGFRFFHRDGAERQVFNINPGPIIKGGKWVHFTGTYDSKSGDTKTYIDGKVTHEAKGNGELSDNWGVQAEIGHHKNSRWFDGLMDEFYMFARALSEDEIQEVMDGEFLSVEPADKLTTTWGSLKARR; this comes from the coding sequence ATGTTCTACCAGTTAACACGTCTCCGTATCGGGAAACTGAGCCTTTTACCGCGTCTCTTGCAGACAACGCTCGTAGTTGTGGCAATGTTAATAGTTTCTGCGGTTTCAACTGAAGCAGACCTCGGCGACCCGACGTTATCCGTCTACTATAGTTTTGACGAAGATGGCGACACCCTCAAAGACGGTTCCATTCACGGCAACGATGGAAAAATTGAAGGGAAATCCAAAAGAGATAAAGGCGTTATTGACAAAGCCATCGTATTAGAGCCGCAAACGTGGATAGATTTGAACGGACCTGAGTTTAAAAACGTTCCACTTGAGGGTATCACAATCGCTGTGTGGGTCAATCACAATGATCCGCCAGATCCGCAAAGTGTCTTTGACTCGATTGGGACCGACCACGGAAGCGGTCTCTACCACGTCGAAATCCGACCCGCCGGATTCAGATTTTTTCATCGAGATGGTGCCGAAAGACAGGTTTTCAACATCAATCCCGGTCCCATTATCAAAGGTGGAAAATGGGTGCATTTCACTGGCACCTACGACAGTAAGAGCGGTGACACGAAAACCTACATTGATGGAAAGGTAACACACGAGGCAAAGGGTAACGGTGAACTCTCGGACAATTGGGGAGTCCAAGCCGAAATCGGGCATCATAAGAATTCCCGTTGGTTCGATGGATTGATGGACGAATTCTATATGTTCGCTCGGGCGTTGTCAGAAGATGAAATTCAAGAGGTAATGGATGGAGAATTTCTGTCGGTGGAACCGGCAGATAAACTCACCACAACGTGGGGCAGCCTTAAGGCACGCCGATAA
- a CDS encoding sugar phosphate isomerase/epimerase yields the protein MKLSCLPVSLYDDIFTGKSTVADWIRFGAELGLDAVDFSIKFFPKRDAETVRDTRTALERCSIEPCMIACYSDFTHPDAAQRAQELTDLKADIALAKALGAKFIRVTAGQNHPGIEREVGVQWVTDGFRRALDEAERHGITLAYENHTKGAPWDYWDFSQPTEIFLEILDALSDTPLGVCFDTANPLVLGEDVLALLEKVVHKVVVLHIFDLREVGVFEAVRVGTGASPIPQIFSRMRQSGYDGWLSIEEASRSGKNGFEQSIAYVQNAWEHA from the coding sequence ATGAAACTTAGCTGCCTTCCTGTCTCTCTTTACGACGACATCTTCACAGGAAAAAGCACCGTCGCCGATTGGATTCGGTTCGGTGCTGAATTAGGGTTAGATGCGGTTGATTTTAGTATCAAATTTTTCCCAAAGCGCGATGCGGAAACGGTAAGAGATACACGCACAGCCCTCGAAAGGTGCAGCATAGAACCGTGCATGATTGCCTGCTATTCCGACTTCACACATCCCGACGCAGCGCAACGTGCGCAGGAGTTAACCGACCTAAAGGCGGACATCGCATTGGCAAAAGCGTTAGGCGCAAAATTCATTCGCGTAACAGCGGGACAAAACCATCCGGGTATTGAACGCGAAGTAGGCGTGCAATGGGTGACAGATGGGTTTCGCCGTGCTCTCGACGAAGCGGAAAGACACGGTATCACCCTTGCGTACGAGAACCACACGAAAGGCGCGCCGTGGGATTACTGGGACTTCTCACAGCCCACAGAAATTTTCTTAGAGATATTAGATGCTCTCTCCGATACACCCCTCGGTGTCTGCTTCGACACAGCGAATCCACTCGTTCTCGGTGAAGATGTACTCGCACTTCTGGAAAAAGTTGTCCACAAGGTCGTTGTGCTACATATCTTCGACTTGCGCGAAGTCGGCGTGTTTGAAGCGGTCCGTGTTGGCACCGGTGCCTCACCGATTCCGCAAATCTTTTCGCGGATGAGACAGTCAGGCTACGACGGCTGGCTTAGCATTGAAGAAGCCAGTCGTTCAGGAAAAAACGGGTTTGAACAGTCAATCGCCTACGTCCAAAACGCATGGGAACATGCATAG
- a CDS encoding phytanoyl-CoA dioxygenase family protein, which yields MNQHDFTVTDSEINFFKTFGYLSFPQLMADRITAIQDAFEEVWEERGGGHNGKPHEGTARSCIVPFIDQSEELASLLDDPRILAIAKTLLGDDFNYMGSDGNFYVGDTGWHSDGGHKLEDPMHIKIAFYLDPLTRDTGALRVIPGSHLFGDNYADALSQQVGKSQELWEIHGKDVPAKIFETTPGDLVLFNHNTKHAAFGGGTRRRMFTMNLCQRYPDDKLDALQAYIAGSARFWIDRKYGEKMIRTATSERWIHLEQVRANDEHLAELSRQAQERMNEPSRG from the coding sequence ATGAATCAGCATGATTTTACCGTCACCGATTCGGAGATTAATTTTTTCAAGACGTTCGGTTATCTCAGTTTTCCGCAACTCATGGCGGATCGGATTACGGCGATCCAAGACGCTTTTGAAGAGGTCTGGGAAGAGAGAGGCGGAGGTCATAACGGTAAACCGCACGAAGGCACAGCCCGTTCCTGCATCGTACCGTTCATCGATCAGAGCGAGGAGTTGGCTTCGTTGTTGGATGATCCAAGGATTTTGGCGATCGCGAAGACGTTGCTCGGCGATGATTTCAACTATATGGGAAGCGATGGCAACTTTTACGTCGGTGATACCGGATGGCATTCTGATGGTGGACATAAGTTAGAAGACCCGATGCACATTAAGATTGCTTTCTATCTGGACCCGTTGACGCGCGACACAGGCGCACTTCGCGTCATTCCGGGCAGTCATCTCTTTGGCGATAACTATGCCGATGCACTCTCTCAGCAGGTTGGTAAGAGCCAAGAGTTATGGGAAATACATGGGAAAGATGTTCCGGCGAAGATTTTTGAAACAACCCCCGGTGATCTGGTACTGTTTAACCATAACACGAAACATGCCGCCTTCGGAGGCGGAACACGTCGGCGCATGTTTACGATGAATCTTTGCCAACGCTATCCTGATGATAAATTAGATGCGCTGCAAGCCTATATCGCAGGATCGGCGCGCTTCTGGATTGATCGGAAGTACGGCGAGAAGATGATACGGACAGCGACATCGGAACGGTGGATACATCTTGAACAGGTGCGGGCAAACGATGAACATCTCGCCGAACTCTCGCGTCAGGCGCAAGAACGGATGAATGAGCCTTCACGCGGGTAA
- a CDS encoding ABC transporter permease, giving the protein MATNTNTFPAYFALFKATFRQMFWSRRTVLILLGCLLALVIALAFRFMARGGGSVNRFIPLITLSLYGLLMNLSAIFYGTAIISDEIDGKGLMYLQMRPLHKSTILLSKFAAYFVGTIAIIAASHLILTGIMITHPKLQNGVLFHLGMSLHYTGSMALGLLVYGALAAVLAVKFKNPVLWGLLFVMGWERITSSPMMPTGIKRISISHYLYVLFPRYKLPRSDFNEFLGTSPPSTWIALLVVFILTAVLLWLAIRIFKEREYLM; this is encoded by the coding sequence ATGGCTACCAACACAAATACATTTCCTGCCTATTTTGCACTCTTCAAGGCGACCTTCCGTCAGATGTTCTGGAGCCGACGGACTGTGTTGATTCTGCTTGGATGTCTGTTAGCACTTGTTATCGCGCTCGCATTTCGGTTCATGGCACGAGGCGGTGGAAGCGTCAACCGATTCATCCCACTCATAACACTCTCACTCTACGGACTCTTGATGAACCTATCGGCGATTTTTTACGGTACTGCGATCATCTCTGATGAAATTGACGGTAAAGGTTTGATGTATCTTCAGATGCGTCCTCTCCACAAATCGACAATCCTGCTCAGCAAATTCGCTGCATACTTCGTCGGCACTATTGCGATTATTGCCGCATCCCACCTGATTCTGACCGGTATCATGATAACACATCCGAAACTACAGAATGGCGTGCTTTTTCACTTGGGTATGAGTTTGCACTACACCGGCTCAATGGCATTGGGATTGTTAGTTTACGGGGCACTCGCTGCAGTCTTAGCAGTCAAATTCAAGAATCCGGTATTATGGGGGTTGCTATTTGTGATGGGATGGGAGAGGATTACATCAAGTCCGATGATGCCAACAGGCATAAAGCGGATTTCTATATCCCACTATCTTTATGTTCTATTTCCGCGCTACAAACTGCCCCGAAGCGATTTCAATGAATTCTTAGGAACTTCACCCCCATCAACATGGATAGCACTTCTGGTAGTTTTCATATTGACAGCGGTGCTGCTGTGGCTCGCCATCCGCATTTTCAAGGAACGAGAATATTTGATGTAA
- a CDS encoding acetate/propionate family kinase produces MHILCANVGSTSFKYQIIDMETTTSLVKGGVERIGNSPSAFTHAVPGKPAREGEIDAPTHIAAIAHAMDLITDPEVGCFEDLGQLDGVGFKTILARGYWRSARITEDVITSLETSTPLAPMHNPAYIASIRAFQELLPATPLVAVFETWFHQTIPDYAAEFGVPRFWVEQHDIRRYGYHGASHRYISERVPQLLGQETGEGLRIISCHLGGSSSLCAIKDGESIDTSMGTSTQYGMIQSTRCGELDAFAVLYMLDKEGFSTDEIRRQLIEDSGLKGISGTSGDMRDVEAAIAAGNDNARLALDTYVYGVKKYIGAYIAALGGVDVIAFAGGIGEKSATTRAKVCEGLEWCGIHLDAVKNEQAIGETDLSADESRTKILIVSTNEELIVSRETARVLKASG; encoded by the coding sequence ATGCACATACTCTGTGCCAATGTAGGAAGCACCTCGTTCAAATACCAAATTATTGATATGGAAACTACGACCTCTCTCGTCAAGGGAGGCGTGGAACGTATCGGTAATTCACCATCTGCCTTCACGCATGCTGTGCCGGGCAAGCCTGCCCGCGAAGGCGAGATCGATGCGCCAACACATATTGCTGCAATTGCGCACGCCATGGATCTCATTACCGATCCCGAAGTCGGATGCTTTGAAGATTTGGGACAACTGGACGGTGTCGGTTTTAAAACGATTCTTGCCAGAGGCTACTGGCGTTCGGCGCGGATTACAGAAGACGTGATAACCTCATTGGAGACATCCACACCGCTTGCACCGATGCATAATCCCGCCTATATCGCGTCTATCCGTGCTTTTCAAGAATTGCTTCCAGCGACACCGCTCGTTGCGGTTTTTGAGACATGGTTCCATCAGACAATCCCAGATTACGCCGCCGAATTCGGTGTGCCTCGTTTCTGGGTAGAACAACACGACATCCGTCGGTACGGCTACCACGGTGCTTCCCACCGATACATCTCTGAACGTGTGCCGCAGCTGCTTGGACAAGAAACAGGAGAAGGATTACGTATTATCTCTTGTCACCTCGGCGGGAGTTCATCTCTCTGCGCTATTAAGGATGGAGAATCTATTGATACGTCAATGGGAACGTCTACCCAATACGGGATGATTCAGTCTACCCGTTGTGGTGAGTTGGATGCATTTGCGGTGCTGTATATGCTTGACAAAGAGGGATTCTCTACAGATGAAATCCGCCGTCAGTTGATTGAGGACTCCGGTCTGAAGGGGATTTCTGGTACGAGCGGGGATATGCGTGATGTAGAGGCAGCAATTGCAGCAGGTAACGATAATGCCCGTTTGGCGTTAGATACTTACGTTTACGGTGTAAAGAAATATATCGGCGCGTATATCGCCGCGCTTGGTGGGGTAGATGTCATTGCTTTCGCTGGTGGTATCGGAGAGAAAAGTGCTACAACACGCGCGAAGGTCTGCGAGGGACTTGAGTGGTGCGGTATTCACTTGGATGCCGTGAAAAATGAGCAGGCGATCGGCGAAACTGATCTTTCTGCGGATGAGAGTCGCACTAAGATTCTCATCGTTTCTACGAATGAAGAGTTGATCGTATCACGTGAAACAGCACGGGTTCTCAAGGCATCCGGTTGA
- a CDS encoding UPF0175 family protein, with protein MAKTDVEVQFTFTFSIDESFLQHKTDAERKAKEAFVLELLRHGDISAGRAAKLLDISRWDLSDLMSEAGISPFAEVTAEELAAEVETALKVSNESDKTTLS; from the coding sequence ATGGCAAAAACAGATGTCGAAGTCCAATTCACATTCACATTTTCTATTGACGAGAGTTTCTTACAACACAAAACTGATGCAGAACGTAAAGCGAAAGAGGCTTTTGTGCTTGAACTACTTCGGCACGGGGATATTAGTGCAGGTAGAGCGGCAAAACTTCTTGATATTTCCCGATGGGATCTCTCAGACTTGATGTCTGAGGCTGGAATTTCTCCTTTTGCTGAAGTTACCGCTGAAGAATTAGCCGCTGAAGTTGAAACCGCACTGAAAGTCAGCAATGAATCGGACAAGACCACCTTATCATAA
- the dpdA gene encoding tRNA-guanine transglycosylase DpdA has protein sequence MIKIISAKYEIIDATTLIEPYDERLDKESAQKMRPKVMQSLKEVGLPASVFINLGKDYRPAISCITTLFGADKIIDPEGGIGKKQQAMKKWLHDLPNDPAAIPVQGANRHSCLYFFPDWDDRVYDPFHADETPEVRRSKEVEKRYAHEIFGEKVPYDGMLLSLAQLRNGKGLLNRLHKQQEPFVLRDELRMPRGMPLFGDCGAFSYVTDHNPHFKPREAASLYHQFGFNLGASVDHIPHPSMSIGEKERRMKLTASYANEFLDICNYHGYLFKPIGSIQGITAEHYAHYVQEYVDMGYKHIALGGLVRRKDSEILEIVAAVREALQRCTRGKDENIWIHLFGILRPEIQSSFQNLGVSSFDSASYLRKAWMSSDRNYLAPDGKGWYGTIRVPISTSKAMRDAAQTHSISNERLEELESQCLSSLENFDGTPKSKKEVLANIDKYGPLLQRKGEGNHFVDEHKALIQGQPWKKCRCTICKELGIQVVVFRGANRNRRRGFHNTWVFYHKILNKRRKKSSKT, from the coding sequence ATGATAAAAATTATCTCTGCTAAATACGAAATCATTGATGCTACCACACTCATTGAACCTTACGATGAGCGTTTGGATAAAGAAAGTGCGCAAAAAATGCGTCCGAAGGTTATGCAGAGTTTGAAAGAAGTTGGGTTACCTGCATCCGTTTTCATCAATCTGGGCAAAGATTATCGACCTGCAATTTCCTGTATTACAACGTTATTTGGTGCTGACAAAATTATTGATCCTGAGGGTGGAATTGGGAAAAAACAACAGGCGATGAAAAAATGGCTACATGATTTGCCAAATGATCCTGCTGCAATTCCTGTTCAAGGAGCAAATAGGCATTCTTGTCTCTACTTCTTTCCAGATTGGGATGATCGCGTTTATGATCCCTTTCATGCGGATGAAACACCCGAGGTCAGGCGGTCTAAAGAGGTCGAAAAGCGTTATGCCCATGAGATTTTCGGTGAGAAAGTGCCTTACGACGGCATGCTTCTTAGTCTTGCACAACTGAGAAATGGGAAAGGGCTACTTAACCGACTTCATAAACAACAAGAACCGTTTGTCCTTCGAGACGAGCTGCGAATGCCTAGAGGCATGCCTCTATTTGGGGATTGTGGTGCCTTTTCATACGTTACGGACCATAATCCACACTTTAAACCTAGGGAAGCAGCATCTCTATACCACCAATTTGGTTTTAACCTTGGTGCCTCCGTAGATCATATTCCGCATCCTTCAATGTCTATAGGGGAAAAAGAGAGACGGATGAAGTTAACCGCTTCATACGCCAACGAATTTTTGGATATTTGTAACTATCATGGTTATTTGTTCAAGCCGATTGGTAGTATACAAGGGATTACTGCTGAGCACTATGCCCATTATGTTCAAGAATACGTTGATATGGGATATAAACATATCGCGTTGGGTGGACTGGTCCGTAGAAAAGATTCAGAGATTCTAGAGATAGTAGCAGCAGTTCGAGAGGCATTGCAGAGGTGTACCCGCGGCAAAGATGAGAATATTTGGATCCACCTTTTCGGCATTCTGCGACCAGAGATTCAGTCTAGCTTTCAGAATCTTGGCGTTTCCAGTTTCGATAGCGCATCTTATTTGAGAAAAGCATGGATGAGTTCGGATCGGAATTACCTAGCACCGGATGGAAAAGGTTGGTATGGGACCATACGAGTTCCTATTAGCACATCAAAAGCGATGCGCGATGCTGCACAAACTCATTCAATATCCAATGAACGATTGGAAGAATTAGAAAGTCAGTGCTTATCAAGCCTTGAGAATTTTGATGGCACACCAAAATCAAAAAAAGAAGTTCTTGCTAACATTGATAAATATGGTCCGCTCCTTCAGCGAAAGGGTGAAGGGAACCATTTTGTTGACGAGCATAAAGCACTAATCCAAGGTCAACCTTGGAAGAAATGTAGATGTACCATTTGCAAGGAGCTCGGCATTCAGGTTGTAGTTTTTAGGGGGGCAAACCGTAACAGACGAAGAGGATTTCACAATACTTGGGTATTTTATCATAAAATTTTAAATAAAAGACGTAAGAAATCTTCAAAAACGTAA